In Anopheles gambiae chromosome 2, idAnoGambNW_F1_1, whole genome shotgun sequence, a single window of DNA contains:
- the LOC1270015 gene encoding sodium channel protein 60E isoform X6 yields the protein MTDATTPNEGQVAKHQVVAYTEKSQDKHESRHIQLVREYGFHPRSKVQVEDGALLPRKFEPFPKDMYGRPLEEIDNFIYEEVSTFCVVSKRFRKNYIHRFTGTKSLFCFTPWSPTRRACVYLATNQFFDYFVMATILFNCIFLAMSETIEEAEYIFLAIYTSEMIIKMIAKGFILNKYTYLRNPWNWLDFVVITSGYATIALDVGNLAGLRTFRVLRALKTVSIMPGLKTIINALLHSFKQLAEVMTLTIFCLMVFALFALQVYMGELRNKCVKNLPSDLTNVTHEDWYMWVNDTQNWIVDEDDMPMLCGNLTGARHCPPEYTCLCIGENPNHGYTNFDNFMWSMLTTFQLITLDYWENVYNMVLATCGPMSVSFFTVVVFFGSFYLINLMLAVVALSYEEEAEITQEERRKDLIDHRDDSTFSFDPASLNVKQLSKQQRKKIDARKGVLLASYSRKKTRRRKKGKEGNGNGHSKSRSVTPSPTPSPRHSIVRPQALAVQRTKGILTVAPPPVVQQQPLPQSTQPLQQQQQQQQQQPQQQTQQQQQNNNTLHPLGPNYRGQLLLSSRQGSSNASEGGANRESSLDDSGVVDDHEEQDVTGDPGEQHHKPLHPMSQLAAQHQAPSVVQQPLPQSQLSLPLQPHLQPQQQREVTPVTLALSPREVRIIKCNGNLAKLKQQNVYGGLHPEYLSQIVVLDDLPDRNCDSCVQCCIDYEGWLQFQNCLYKIVKDPLFELGITLCIVLNTMFLALEHHGMNANVRDALDIGNKVFTSIFTLECILKVMALSKDFFLCGWNIFDLIIVSVSLLDLIFELIEGLTVLRGLRLLRVLKLAQSWTTMKVLLSIIISTIGALGNLTFVLVIVIYIFAVIGMQLFSKDYTPDKFAPDPVPRWNFNDFFHSFMMIFRILCGEWIEPLWDCMRAEEKEGASSCFAIFLPALVMGNFMVLNLFLALLLNSFNSEELKSKKEEVGEDSKLARSFERIRSIVRKKRNANKEKNDNYANTKLEQLVNEIVIKQREEKKKHKQTVLELQPLPASQLSLPAADLQSAEPQQQQQKYMSLPKELVPPVDYRIPGGPIYSQSYQVEDQPQVVESLNRPVSGSDFCYDIPLKDRPLRTISGSQETVSQMDDQALPRDDHHQQSAHPGGPPQITEVERKILHQMSSGFGTQQSKDEPIGPLGVGDSRDAGFDPNDRSIHIADTAQPYDEAYLQYQKSLLNRSPSYRKSLDKISSKTSSASSSLAHSLAAKCHSPLMQEVLNAGSTYLRNSNISLIQTPTPVVVSRREDNHFLVADRMSQPASIGLPSATQSPLMGGAGGAVSAHQRSPSTSSSLRKAIAAANRLSDHSLNTLSIDHDELINQMNLKDELLNCEQKELFQFLNDEIDGSNNYFSETVGFSSAIVDADTESLLLNSRKDDVIYSPDRKISNGSLKSNLSSISNSIFQALECRRGGSISSATVDSSKPHFAVHGPVTARPTIAIDNGSLQSRRDSEDKEPLVKASEFDEIIHSFETELKSLKSLSLGRSQSQTDQASPERERRNSDSCPGRSPLLEEVVKLRRPKSSTVYRGSEGVNAAPAGVHGGGANRSSGSSSGSGCTDQSDASGQQQRSEASKRRSLEKQRNITDEEFNMGFEIKKLCDQLQAPFAAAGTGASHEHHSPQSANGVVSLGTTTAGGTISTIPIVFRRKNDFHSSFDRIKRLSLIERVEEAKDEEEHQTQPLPKVSSEKLPRKHLSKDRLETLSLKSSYSVENTNQALMEGTRQLGISIQEFQRTIGQEAGSVPAGADTAPGDQTAEKKAPLKKTVTYGDTSRQDSTQHPTPKRTPYKSYDSDAPLNLAGKPWHCLVSYVDDITVGGRRNSQGVYEDPMAFPSFGRRKAPKIPQDCFPQKCYEKCKCWDTCLKTEFGQRWYRFRQFILQYVDTPAFEWFVLVLIFASSITLCFEDIHLDKNKELKRILYWTNLVFCMIFIIEMFLKWIALGFTKYFSSFWTILDFVIVFVSVFSLLIEENENLKVLRSLRTLRALRPLRAISRWQGMRIVVNALMYAIPSIFNVLLVCLVFWLIFSIMGVQFFGGKFFKCVDEDGELLPIHIVNDKWQCYALNYSWVNSKITFDHVGMGYLALFQVATFEGWMEVMADAVDARGVDLQPQREANLYAYLYFVIFIVCGSFFTLNLFIGVIIDNFNMLKKKYEGGVLEMFLTESQKHYYTAMKKLGRKKPQKVIKRPINQFLAMFYDLSNSRRFEIAIFVLIFLNMLTMGIEHYDQPHAVFFVLEVSNAFFTTVFGLEAIVKIVGLRYHYFTVPWNVFDFLLVLASIFGILMEDIMIDLPISPTLLRVVRVFRIGRILRLIKAAKGIRKLLFALVVSLPALFNIGALLALITFIYAIIGMSLFGHVRQQGALDDMVNFETFGRSMQLLFRLMTSAGWNDVLESLMIQPPDCELALDFSINGDCGHPLLAITYFTSFIIISYMIVINMYIAIILENFNQAHQEEEIGIVEDDLEMFYIRWSKYDPHAGQFIHFNQLSDFIASLDPPLGIPKPNTVALVSFNLPISKGNKIHCLDILHALVKHVLGHVEETDNFKQLQDQMDQKFKKQFPTRKELEIVSSTRIWKRQEKAAKTIQTAWKDYLRMKRERERSPMSLDEENTQTSSPGGWQSKLSALNFLHLQVHRRGTATSSRASSRKSSRASDASDLSELAGPWLNLPLMLVSGTSDMVKDVKQQHANGLELKDASDVKGQRRRSFYNFPFFLRHQDAVEETSTSSPQPQKRPLKDSDTNLSLTTSLEKVPVPPPATPKSKRATSFVKKKPPLERGFSAQSALRLNRNAVVPDDTLSTSAADVSILVTEPSPDVPTVPAPGETTLVHVLVHRESEEYQSELDEKGEPKVKEPRDPSRASDIKLSPGTNVDYQILGGLEGAPRPVVTICVESPMESPDQDGGGATASAATTGAVAIPIDPEPIDVNLPRDTSNIFYDYEEQSGPAVQTVPAGEAPNVENSAVTVEIANELAECKAGRRSPGSPGDRHEQPSDRPEADLPAQSS from the exons ACCTTCTGCGTGGTGTCGAAGCGCTTTCGGAAGAACTACATCCATCGGTTCACGGGCACGAAAAGTTTGTTCTGTTTCACCCCGTGGAGCCCGACCCGACGTGCCTGCGTCTACTTGGCGACCAATCAGTTTTTTGACTACTTCGTCATGGCCACCATTCTGTTCAACTGCATCTTCCTAGCGATGTCGGAAACGATCGAGGAAGCAGA GTATATATTTTTAGCAATTTACACATCCGAGATGATAATCAAAATGATAGCTAAGGGTTTTATACTAAATAAGTATACATATTTACGCAATCCATGGAACTGGCTGGATTTTGTAGTGATAACCAGCGGGTACGCAACGATAGCCTTAGATGTCGGCAATCTGGCCGGTTTGCGAACGTTTCGTGTCCTGCGAGCGCTCAAGACGGTCTCCATAATGCCGG GTTTAAAAACTATCATCAACGCATTGCTGCACTCCTTCAAGCAGCTGGCGGAGGTCATGACGTTGACCATCTTCTGCCTAATGGTGTTCGCGCTGTTTGCTCTTCAG GTCTACATGGGCGAGCTGCGAAACAAGTGTGTCAAAAATCTTCCAAGCGACTTGACGAACGTTACCCACGAGGATTGGTACAT GTGGGTAAACGATACACAGAATTGGATCGTCGACGAGGATGATATGCCGATGCTGTGCGGAAATCTGACCGGAGCGCGTCATTGTCCACCAG AGTACACCTGTCTCTGCATCGGCGAGAATCCGAACCATGGCTACACCAACTTCGACAACTTTATGTGGTCGATGCTGACCACCTTCCAGCTGATTACGCTCGACTACTGGGAGAATGTATATAATATG GTCCTGGCCACGTGCGGTCCCATGAGCGTGTCATTTTTCACCGTGGTTGTGTTTTTCGGTTCCTTCTATTTGATTAATCTAATGCTGGCCGTCGTGGCGCTGAGCTACGAAGAGGAAGCCGAGATTACGCAGGAG GAGCGGCGCAAGGATCTGATCGATCATCGGGACGATTCCACGTTCAGCTTCGATCCGGCCAGCCTGAACGTGAAGCAGCtcagcaagcagcagcgcaaAAAGATTGATGCCCGCAAGGGCGTCCTGCTGGCGTCCTACTCGCGCAAAAAGACGCGCCGAAGGAAAAAGGGCAAGGAGGGCAACGGGAACGGTCAC AGCAAAAGTCGCTCGGTAACGCCAAGTCCAACGCCCAGCCCGCGGCACAGTATCGTGCGGCCGCAAGCATTGGCCGTACAGCGGACGAAGGGCATCCTGACCGTGGCACCACCTCCCGTGGTACAGCAACAGCCACTGCCACAGTCAACGCAAcccctgcagcagcaacagcagcagcagcagcaacagccgcaacaacaaacgcaacagcagcaacaaaacaataacacgCTGCATCCACTGG GTCCGAACTATCGGGGTCAGCTACTGTTGTCCAGCCGGCAGGGAAGTTCCAATGCGAGCGAGGGAGGCGCCAACCGGGAATCCTCGCTGGACGATTCCGGCGTGGTGGACGACCACGAGGAGCAGGACGTGACCGGTGATCCGGGCGAGCAG CATCACAAACCCCTGCACCCGATGTCCCAGCTGGCGGCACAACATCAGGCCCCTTCCGTGGTTCAGCAACCGCTACCACAGTCCCAGCTGTCGCTCCCACTGCAGCCGCATctgcagccgcagcagcaacgggaGGTAACGCCCGTCACGCTTGCGCTGTCCCCGAGGGAGGTTAGGATAATAAAGTGTAACGGCAATCTGGCGAAACTCAAGCAGCAGAACGTGTACGGTGGTCTCCATCCGGAGTACTTATCTCAAATTGTTGTACTAG ACGATCTTCCTGATAGAAATTGTGATAGCTGTGTTCAATGTTGCATCGATTACGAAGGATGGTTGcagtttcaaaattgtttaTATAAG ATTGTTAAAGATCCGTTGTTTGAGCTAGGTATCACACTatgtattgttttaaatacaATGTTTTTAGCACTAGAACACCACGGGATGAACGCAAACGTGCGCGATGCGTTGGATATTGGCAATAAG GTTTTTACATCCATTTTTACTCTAGAATGTATACTGAAGGTGATGGCACTGTCGAAGGATTTTTTCCTGTGCGGTTGGAACATATTCGATCTGATCATCGTCTCGGTTAGCTTGCTCGATCTGATCTTCGAGCTGATAGAGGGACTGACGGTGTTACGAGGTTTAAGATTG TTACGGGTACTGAAACTAGCACAATCATGGACCACGATGAAGGTCCTGCTAAGTATTATCATATCGACAATAGGTGCTTTAGGTAATCTTACCTTCGTGTTGGTGATTGTTATCTATATTTTTGCTGTTATCGGCATGCAGTTGTTCTCGAAGGACTACACTCCGGACAAGTTTGCACCGGATCCGGTGCCAAG ATGGAACTTCAACGatttttttcactcatttATGATGATTTTTCGCATTCTTTGCGGCGAGTGGATTGAACCACTGTGGGACTGTATGCGTGCAGAGGAGAAG GAAGGAGCATCGTCATGCTTTGCCATCTTCCTGCCGGCGCTTGTCATGGGCAACTTTATGGTGCTGAACTTGTTCTTGGCCTTGTTGCTCAACAGCTTCAATTCGGAGGAGTTAAAGTCGAAAAAGGAG GAAGTGGGCGAGGACTCCAAACTGGCCCGCAGCTTCGAGCGTATACGTTCGATTGTGCGCAAGAAGCGCAACGCCAACAAGGAGAAGAACGACAACTACGCCAACACCAAGCTCGAGCAGCTAGTGAACGAGATCGTGATCAAGCAGcgggaggaaaagaagaagcacaagCAGACGGTACTGGAGCTGCAGCCGCTGCCAGCCTCCCAGCTATCGCTTCCAGCAGCAGACCTGCAGTCGGCGgaaccgcagcaacagcagcagaagtaCATGAGCCTGCCAAAAGAGCTGGTGCCGCCAGTGGACTACCGCATCCCGGGCGGACCAATCTATAGCCAAAGCTATCAGGTAGAGGATCAGCCTCAAGTTGTT GAATCACTGAATCGGCCTGTCTCGGGATCGGACTTTTGCTATGACATTCCACTGAAAGATCGACCCCTGCGCACGATCTCCGGCAGTCAGGAAACGGTGTCGCAGATGGACGATCAGGCGTTGCCCCGTgacgaccaccaccagcagtcGGCACACCCTGGTGGTCCACCGCAGATAACCGAGGTAGAGCGCAAGATTCTGCACCAGATGTCTTCCGGGTTTGGGACGCAGCAGAGCAAAGACGAACCGATCGGACCACTCGGGGTGGGGGATTCGAGGGACGCCGGGTTTGATCCGAACGACCGCTCGATACACATTGCTGACACGGCCCAACCGTACGACGAGGCGTACCTGCAGTACCAGAAGTCGCTGCTAAACCGATCGCCCAGCTACCGCAAATCGCTGGACAAGATCTCGTCTAAGACGTCCAGTGCCAGCTCGTCCCTAGCGCACTCGCtggctgccaaatgccactcgCCGCTCATGCAGGAGGTGCTAAATGCCGGCTCAACCTATCTTAGGAACAGTAACATTTCGCTCATTCAAACGCCAACCCCGGTAGTAGTGTCTAGGCGGGAAGATAATCATTTTTTAGTCGCGGATAGGATGAGCCAGCCGGCTTCGATCGGGCTACCGTCGGCAACGCAGTCGCCGCTGATGGGTGGTGCCGGTGGGGCCGTATCCGCCCATCAGAGGTCACCGAGTACGAGCAGCAGTCTGCGGAAGGCAATTGCCGCAGCTAATCGGCTGTCGGACCACTCGCTCAACACGCTCTCGATCGATCACGACGAGCTGATCAACCAGATGAACCTGAAGGACGAGCTGCTGAACTGCGAGCAGAAGGAGCTGTTCCAGTTCCTGAACGACGAGATCGACGGTAGCAACAACTATTTCAGCGAAACGGTCGGGTTTAGCAGTGCGATCGTGGATGCGGACACGGAGAGCTTGCTGCTGAACTCGCGCAAGGATGACGTGATCTACTCGCCCGATCGGAAGATCTCGAACGGGAGTTTGAAGTCGAATCTGAGCAGTATCTCGAACTCGATCTTCCAAGCGTTGGAGTGCCGACGGGGTGGTAGCATTAGCAGCGCGACCGTGGACAGTAGCAAGCCGCATTTCGCTGTGCACGGCCCGGTCACGGCACGTCCCACGATCGCGATCGACAATGGGAGCTTGCAGTCGCGCCGGGACAGCGAGGATAAGGAGCCGCTGGTGAAGGCGTCCGAGTTTGACGAGATCATACACAGCTTCGAGACGGAACTGAAGAGCTTAAAGTCGCTTTCGCTGGGTCGTAGTCAGTCGCAGACGGATCAGGCATCGCCGGAGCGCGAGCGGCGCAACTCGGACAGCTGCCCGGGAAGGTCCCCGCTGCTGGAAGAGGTCGTAAAACTGCGACGCCCAAAGTCGAGCACGGTGTATCGGGGGTCTGAGGGTGTGAATGCCGCTCCTGCTGGTGTTCACGGTGGTGGGGCGAATCGAAGCAGTGGGAGTAGTAGTGGAAGCGGTTGTACCGATCAATCGGATGCCAGTGGGCAGCAACAGCGCAGTGAAGCGTCCAAGCGACGCAGCCTGGAAAAGCAGCGTAACATCACGGACGAGGAGTTCAACATGGGGTTCGAGATCAAGAAGCTGTGCGATCAGCTGCAGGCACCGTTCGCGGCGGCCGGTACCGGTGCCTCGCACGAGCACCATAGCCCACAAAGTGCCAACGGTGTCGTGAGCCTCGGGACGACGACGGCTGGGGGGACGATCAGCACCATACCGATCGTGTTCCGGCGCAAGAACGACTTCCACAGCAGCTTCGATCGCATCAAGCGGCTGAGCTTGATCGAGCGTGTTGAGGAGGCAAAAGATGAAGAGGAACATCAGACCCAGCCACTGCCGAAGGTGTCGAGCGAGAAGTTGCCGCGCAAGCATCTCTCCAAGGATCGGCTGGAAACGTTATCGCTCAAGAGTAGCTACAGCGTGGAAAACACGAACCAGGCGCTAATGGAAGGCACTCGGCAGCTTGGGATCAGCATTCAGGAGTTTCAGCGAACGATTGGCCAGGAGGCGGGATCGGTACCGGCGGGAGCGGATACGGCACCCGGAGACCAGACGGCCGAGAAGAAAGCACCACTGAAGAAGACGGTCACGTATGGTGACACTTCCCGGCAGGACAGTACGCAGCATCCCACACCGAAGCGAACGCCCTACAAATCGTACGACTCGGATGCGCCAC TGAATCTAGCGGGAAAGCCTTGGCACTGTCTGGTTTCTTACGTGGACGACATCACCGTCGGTGGTCGTCGGAACTCGCAAGGCGTCTACGAGGATCCAATGGCTTTCCCCAGTTTCGGGCGGCGCAAGGCGCCCAAGATACCGCAAGATTGCTTCCCCCAAAAGTGCTACGAAAA GTGCAAGTGTTGGGACACGTGTCTCAAGACCGAGTTCGGGCAGCGGTGGTATCGATTTCGGCAGTTCATCCTGCAGTACGTCGACACGCCCGCGTTCGAATGGTTTGTGCTCGTACTGATCTTCGCCTCCAGCATCACGCTCTGCTTCGAGGACATCCACCTGGACAAGAACAAGGAGCTGAAGCGCATCCTCTACTGGACGAACCTCGTCTTCTGCATGATCTTCATCATCGAAATGTTCTTGAAGTGGATCGCGCTGGGGTTTACCAAGTATTTCTCCAGCTTCTGGACGATCCTGGACTTTGTGATCGTATTC GTGTCCGTATTTTCGCTGCTAATCGAGGAGAACGAAAACTTGAAGGTACTACGCTCGCTAAGAACGCTACGGGCGCTAAGGCCCCTGCGCGCGATCTCCCGCTGGCAGGGCATGAGAATAGTAGTGAATGCATTGATGTATGCGATACCGTCCATCTTCAATGTACTCCTAGTATGTCTCGTCTTTTGGCTGATCTTCTCGATCATGGGCGTGCAGTTTTTTGGCGGGAAGTTCTTCAAGTGCGTCGACGAAGACGGCGAACTGCTACCGATCCAC ATCGTCAATGACAAGTGGCAATGCTACGCGCTCAACTACAGCTGGGTAAATTCGAAGATCACCTTCGATCACGTCGGGATGGGTTATTTAGCGTTGTTTCAAGTT GCCACCTTTGAAGGATGGATGGAGGTTATGGCAGATGCCGTTGATGCCCGAGGTGTCGATCTGCAGCCGCAGCGGGAGGCAAACCTGTACGCCTATCTGTACTTTGTCATCTTCATCGTGTGTGGATCATTCTTCACGTTGAATCTCTTCATCGGAGTTATCATCGATAACTTTAACATGCTGAAGAAGAAGTACGAGGGCGGCGTGCTGGAAATGTTCCTGACCGAGTCGCAGAAGCATTACTACACCGCGATGAAGAAGCTGGGCCGCAAAAAGCCGCAGAAGGTGATCAAGCGCCCGATCAATCAGTTTCTCGCGATGTTTTACGATCTTTCCAATTCAAGACG CTTCGAAATAGCCATATTTGtgctgatttttttaaacatgctCACCATGGGCATCGAGCACTACGATCAACCGCATGCAGTATTTTTCGTGCTGGAGGTCAGCAATGCCTTCTTCACGACCGTGTTCGGGCTGGAAGCGATCGTGAAGATCGTTGGTTTGCGCTACCACTACTTCACGGTGCCGTGGAACGTGTTCGACTTTCTGCTCGTGCTGGCATCGATCTTCGGCATTCTGATGGAAGACATCATGATCGATTTGCCCATCTCGCCCACGTTACTTCGGGTGGTGCGGGTGTTCCGTATAGGCCGAATATTGCGCTTGATTAAG GCTGCAAAAGGCATCCGTAAGCTGCTGTTTGCGCTGGTCGTGTCGCTGCCGGCACTGTTCAACATTGGCGCACTGCTGGCACTGATCACGTTCATCTACGCCATCATCGGGATGTCGCTGTTTGGGCACGTAAGGCAGCAGGGCGCCCTGGATGATATGGTCAACTTTGAAACGTTCGGGCGCAGCATGCAGCTCCTGTTTCGGCTGATGACATCGGCTGGGTGGAACGATGTGCTAGAGTCGCTCATGATACAACCGCCGGACTGTGAGCTGGCGCTCGATTTCTCCATCAACGGTGACTGTGGCCATCCGCTGCTGGCGATCACCTACTTCACcagcttcatcatcatcagctacATGATCGTGATCAACATGTACATCGCCATCATTCTGGAGAACTTCAACCAGGCCCACCAGGAGGAGGAGATTGGCATCGTGGAGGACGATCTGGAGATGTTCTACATCCGCTGGTCGAAGTACGACCCGCACGCAGGCCAGTTCATACACTTCAATCAGCTGTCGGACTTTATTGCGTCTCTGGATCCACCGCTTGGCATCCCGAAACCGAACACGGTCGCGCTGGTGTCGTTCAATCTGCCCATTTCCAAGGGGAACAAGATCCACTGTCTGGACATACTGCACGCGCTGGTGAAGCATGTGCTGGGGCACGTGGAGGAGACAGACAACTTCAAGCAGCTACAAGACCAGATGGACCAGAAGTTCAAAAAGCAGTTCCCAACGCGAAAGGAGCTGGAGATTGTGTCGTCGACGCGCATCTGGAAGCGACAGGAGAAGGCGGCCAAAACGATACAGACCGCTTGGAAGGACTACCTGAG GATGAAGCGTGAACGGGAACGCTCCCCAATGTCACTGGacgaagaaaacacacaaacttcCAGCCCGGGCGGATGGCAGAGCAAACTGTCCGCGCTGAACTTCCTGCATCTGCAGGTGCATCGCCGCGGTACGGCCACATCAAGCCGTGCCTCGTCGCGAAAGTCGTCCCGAGCTTCCGATGCGTCCGATTTGAGCGAGCTGGCTGGGCCGTGGCTTAATCTTCCATTGATGCTGGTGTCCGGTACGAGCGACATGGTGAAGGATGTTAAGCAGCAGCATGCGAACGGACTAGAGCTGAA GGACGCTTCGGACGTGAAGGGACAGCGGCGCCGATCGTTCTACAACTTCCCGTTCTTCCTGCGGCACCAGGACGCCGTCGAGGAAACGTCTACCTCATCGCCGCAGCCACAGAAGCGGCCACTGAAGGACAGCGACACGAACCTGTCGCTCACCACGTCCCTCGAGAAGGTGCCAGTGCCGCCCCCGGCGACACCGAAGTCGAAGCGTGCCACAAGCTTTGTGAAGAAAAAGCCACCCCTGGAGCGTGGCTTTTCCGCCCAGAGTGCATTGCGTCTGAACCGCAATGCGGTCGTGC CGGATGATACACTGTCCACATCGGCAGCGGACGTGAGTATACTCGTGACGGAACCGTCGCCCGATGTACCGACCGTACCGGCACCGGGCGAGACGACGCTTGTCCACGTGCTGGTGCACAGGGAGAGCGAGGAATATCAGTCCGAGCTGGACGAGAAAG GCGAACCCAAGGTCAAAGAACCGCGCGATCCATCCCGTGCGAGTGACATCAAACTTTCACCCGGCACGAACGTTGACTATCAAATTCTAGGTGGACTGGAGGGTGCGCCCCGGCCCGTCGTGACGATCTGCGTCGAAAGTCCGATGGAGTCGCCGGAtcaggatggtggtggtgctactgcttctgctgctaccACAGGGGCAGTCGCAATCCCCATCGATCCGGAACCGATCGATGTGAATCTGCCGCGTGATACGAGCAACATTTTCTACGACTACGAGGAACAGTCTGGGCCGGCCGTTCAAACGGTGCCCGCTGGAGAGGCACCGAACGTTGAGAACAGCGCGGTGACGGTGGAGATTGCGAACGAATTGGCGGAGTGTAAGGCGGGTCGCCGCTCACCGGGCTCACCGGGCGATCGCCATGAGCAGCCGTCCGACCGGCCCGAAGCAGACCTACCGGCACAGTCAAGCTGA